The DNA window CCGATCTCGAAAACTGCCCCGGCATTATCGACGAACCCGCGATCATGATTACCGAGTTCGAGCGGATTGCCGAAACCAGCACGTTCATGGACCCCCTCCAGGGCCTCTATCTCGTGATCGCCTCGATCGCGCTCGACAGGCCCGATATCGCGCGAAAGATCGCTGCGCTGATCGATCCCGGGAACAAGGGCGAAGTCTCTAACGCCGCCCGGCTGTTCGCGCGCAGCGTGCTGGAGCCCGGGTTTTTCGACAGCAATCGTTCGCGCGTGGGCACCGTGCTGACCCGCTTCGTCTGGGGCGAACGCGCGCGCACTTCCGTGCTCGACTGGCTCGATCGCAACGGCGGCAAGATACCCGCCCCTTCCCCGACGACAACGCCTGCACCGGAGTAGATTGCTACGAGGGGCAACTGCGCCTTGCCCGGTCACCCAACCCGAAACGGGCCCTTACCGGCAAAGAACCTTGCCTTGCCTCCCACACCCGTTACGCTTGGGCCATGCTCGATTCTTTCTTCGACCATGCGGCCATCACCGACGGGATCACCGTGCGGGTGAGCGCGCAATTCCTGCCCGAACAATCGTCCGCGCAGGAACATCGCTGGTTCTGGGCCTATCACATCCGCATCGAGAACGGTTCTGATCGGGCGGTCAAGCTGATCTCCCGCCATTGGCGGATCACCGATGCCGGCGGCGCGGTCAACCTGGTCGAGGGCGAAGGCGTCGTCGGCGAGCAGCCGCTGCTGCGCCCGGGAGACAGCCACGATTACGTTTCCGGCTGTCCGCTCGCGACCCCTTGGGGCTCGATGGAAGGCCGCTATACCTTCACCGCCGCCGATGGCGAACGGAT is part of the Alteriqipengyuania halimionae genome and encodes:
- the apaG gene encoding Co2+/Mg2+ efflux protein ApaG, whose amino-acid sequence is MLDSFFDHAAITDGITVRVSAQFLPEQSSAQEHRWFWAYHIRIENGSDRAVKLISRHWRITDAGGAVNLVEGEGVVGEQPLLRPGDSHDYVSGCPLATPWGSMEGRYTFTAADGERIEAAIPFFPLEAAETTPR